In a genomic window of Syntrophales bacterium:
- a CDS encoding MaoC/PaaZ C-terminal domain-containing protein — MPKEYEYLDDYVLGEKMVSPARTVTEADIVTFAGLTGDWHPLHTDVSYAAATPFKERIAHGMLTLSIGMALPFRLGPYSSYLPKSFIAFYGMEDVRFTAPTRIGDTIHCEVEVTGITHKGNEKGILTIQNRIRNQRGETVVSFVMKLFCGKRPR, encoded by the coding sequence ATGCCGAAGGAATACGAATACCTGGATGACTATGTCCTGGGCGAGAAGATGGTGTCGCCGGCCAGGACCGTCACGGAGGCGGACATCGTGACCTTTGCCGGATTGACCGGCGACTGGCATCCCCTCCACACGGATGTATCATACGCCGCGGCGACACCCTTCAAGGAGCGGATCGCCCACGGCATGCTGACGCTCTCGATCGGCATGGCCCTGCCGTTCCGCCTTGGACCCTACTCAAGCTACCTGCCGAAGTCCTTCATCGCCTTCTACGGGATGGAAGACGTGCGGTTCACAGCGCCCACGCGGATCGGCGATACCATCCACTGCGAGGTGGAGGTGACCGGCATCACGCACAAGGGGAACGAGAAGGGCATCCTGACCATCCAGAACCGGATCCGGAACCAGCGGGGGGAAACGGTAGTTTCCTTCGTGATGAAGCTGTTCTGCGGCAAGAGACCCCGGTGA
- a CDS encoding uridine kinase, producing the protein MALYREKDGRRLHVKSRLMGESLVGKTFLESLKVAPQKRLFPDVNVVKIGGQSICDRGIKALPEIIREIVACKKKHKMLITTGGGTRSRHIYAIGLELGMPTGIIAKFGSSISEQNALLVSTLLSPWGGIKIGHDEVIKLSTYFAQDCIPVMHGMPPYDYFALPSSKQRIPIHRTDVGTLILADLIGARSCIFVKDERGLYTEDPKKNPEAEFIPKIGVAELLERKLDDLIIERPCLEILRNSEVVDRIQVINGLEKGNLTKALAGKSVGTVISK; encoded by the coding sequence ATGGCCCTTTACCGGGAGAAAGACGGACGCCGGCTCCACGTCAAGAGCCGCCTCATGGGGGAGAGCCTCGTCGGGAAGACCTTCCTGGAGAGCCTGAAGGTTGCCCCGCAGAAGAGGCTCTTCCCGGACGTGAACGTCGTCAAGATCGGCGGCCAGTCGATCTGCGACCGCGGGATCAAGGCCCTGCCGGAGATCATCCGGGAGATCGTCGCCTGCAAGAAGAAGCACAAGATGCTCATCACCACGGGCGGAGGCACCCGGAGCCGGCACATTTATGCCATCGGCCTGGAGCTGGGCATGCCCACGGGGATCATCGCGAAGTTCGGGAGCTCCATCTCGGAGCAGAACGCGCTTCTGGTTTCTACGCTCCTGTCGCCCTGGGGCGGGATCAAGATCGGCCACGACGAGGTCATCAAGCTCTCGACCTACTTTGCCCAGGACTGCATCCCCGTCATGCACGGTATGCCGCCCTACGACTACTTCGCCCTGCCGTCGTCGAAGCAGCGGATCCCCATTCACCGGACCGACGTGGGAACGCTGATCCTGGCCGACCTGATCGGCGCCCGGAGCTGCATCTTCGTCAAGGACGAGCGGGGACTCTACACGGAGGACCCGAAGAAGAACCCCGAAGCGGAGTTCATCCCGAAGATCGGCGTCGCCGAGCTTCTGGAGCGGAAGCTGGACGACCTGATCATCGAGCGGCCCTGCCTGGAGATCCTGCGGAACAGCGAGGTCGTGGACAGAATCCAGGTGATCAACGGACTGGAGAAAGGAAACCTGACGAAGGCGCTGGCCGGAAAATCGGTTGGTACGGTCATATCCAAATGA
- a CDS encoding response regulator transcription factor — translation MTIRVFLADDHTIVRDGLKYLLEADGDIRIVGEAGNGRDAVRAVRKLRPDVVIMDVVMADLNGIEATEQICREFPETRVIILSMQSSSESILRALRAGARGYLFKESAGRELIQAVHAVRAGHRYLSAKVSDQVVGACLSDEGLRDPLSVLSNREREVLQLVAEGRTSAEIADKLFLSAKTVETYRSRLMRKLGIRDVSGLIKFAIRQGLTSLE, via the coding sequence GTGACGATCCGCGTCTTCCTGGCCGACGACCACACGATTGTCCGCGACGGCCTGAAGTATCTGCTGGAGGCCGACGGCGACATCCGGATCGTCGGCGAGGCCGGGAACGGCCGGGACGCGGTCCGGGCGGTCCGGAAGCTCCGGCCCGACGTCGTGATCATGGACGTCGTCATGGCGGACCTGAACGGCATCGAGGCCACGGAGCAGATCTGCCGGGAATTCCCGGAGACGAGGGTCATCATCCTTTCCATGCAGTCGTCGTCGGAGTCGATTCTGCGCGCCCTCAGGGCGGGGGCGAGGGGCTACCTGTTCAAGGAGTCCGCGGGACGGGAGCTGATCCAGGCCGTTCACGCCGTCCGCGCCGGGCACCGGTACCTGAGCGCCAAGGTCTCCGACCAGGTCGTGGGGGCCTGCCTGAGTGACGAGGGGCTCCGGGATCCCCTGTCCGTGCTCAGCAACCGGGAGCGGGAGGTCCTGCAGCTTGTCGCGGAAGGCCGGACGAGCGCCGAAATCGCCGACAAGCTTTTTCTCTCCGCCAAAACCGTCGAGACCTACCGGAGCCGCCTGATGAGGAAGCTCGGCATCCGCGACGTTTCCGGCCTCATCAAGTTTGCCATCCGCCAGGGCCTGACCTCCCTGGAATAA
- a CDS encoding substrate-binding domain-containing protein: MPNDFMNTKEVAGYLDIHEKQVYALIKARRIPATRVTGKWLFPKALIDEWIRSQAGEALQEARRKSTRIEGALLAAGSNDPVLDMLLASLKAAHPDFYVFTASTGSAGGLAALGKGYTDIAWTHLIDPESGEYNTPPTIAQYLQDTGFVVIHLFNREIGLVAAKGNPLGISGFEDLIRIRARIVNRQPGAGTRILLDHYLRKAGALPDSLPGYDREVFTHMDVGLTVLAGEADAGIASAAVSRLLGLEMIPLATESFDMVLRRDTFFSKGIQAFLEALQSPSFQKNVERLGGYDFQRAGRVLHTIDPERS, from the coding sequence ATGCCGAATGATTTCATGAATACGAAGGAAGTCGCCGGGTACCTGGATATCCATGAAAAACAGGTCTACGCCCTCATCAAGGCGCGACGGATTCCGGCAACTCGGGTAACAGGAAAGTGGCTGTTCCCCAAGGCACTGATCGACGAGTGGATCCGGAGTCAGGCTGGTGAAGCACTCCAGGAGGCCCGCCGGAAGAGCACCCGGATCGAGGGGGCCCTTCTTGCGGCCGGCAGCAACGATCCCGTCCTCGACATGCTCCTGGCAAGCCTGAAGGCCGCTCATCCCGATTTCTACGTCTTTACGGCCAGCACCGGGAGTGCCGGCGGTTTGGCAGCCCTCGGAAAAGGCTACACCGACATAGCCTGGACGCATCTCATCGATCCGGAAAGCGGAGAATACAACACCCCTCCCACCATTGCCCAATACCTTCAGGATACCGGCTTTGTGGTTATCCATCTCTTCAACCGGGAGATCGGCCTGGTGGCGGCAAAAGGAAATCCTCTCGGGATCAGCGGCTTCGAGGATCTCATCAGAATCCGGGCGCGGATCGTGAATCGCCAGCCTGGCGCGGGAACACGAATCCTTCTGGACCATTATCTGCGAAAGGCCGGTGCCTTGCCGGATTCTCTGCCCGGTTACGACCGGGAGGTTTTTACCCACATGGACGTGGGCCTCACGGTTCTTGCCGGGGAGGCGGACGCGGGAATCGCCTCCGCTGCCGTATCGCGTCTCCTGGGCCTGGAAATGATCCCCCTGGCCACGGAGAGTTTCGACATGGTTCTCCGTCGGGATACCTTCTTCAGCAAGGGCATTCAGGCATTCCTCGAAGCCCTGCAGAGTCCGTCCTTCCAGAAGAACGTTGAAAGACTGGGGGGGTACGATTTCCAGCGTGCAGGCCGGGTTCTGCACACCATCGATCCGGAAAGGAGCTGA
- a CDS encoding NAD(P)-dependent oxidoreductase produces the protein MERIGWIGTGVMGRSMAMHVLKGGYPVSVFNRSRERTEDLCREGAVWCDSPGDVAARSDIVFTMVGEPADVEEVVLGKRGVLSRIEPGSVMVDMTTSEPSLAVRIYGEAKAKSVFSLDAPVSGGDIGAREGTLAIMAGGDEEAFRRVLPVFERMGRNIVLMGGPGMGQHTKMSNQILVASTMIGVVEALLYARRAGLDLDAVIGVVGKGAAASWAFNQLGPRIVKGDTAPGFAIRHFVKDMRIALAEAGRMKIALPGLALVNQFYLAAVAEGLENEGTHALFRVLDRMNRP, from the coding sequence GTGGAAAGAATCGGCTGGATCGGAACCGGCGTCATGGGCCGTTCCATGGCCATGCACGTCCTGAAGGGCGGCTATCCCGTTTCCGTCTTCAACCGAAGCCGTGAAAGGACGGAAGACCTGTGCCGGGAAGGAGCCGTCTGGTGCGACAGCCCGGGAGACGTTGCCGCACGGAGCGACATTGTCTTCACCATGGTCGGGGAGCCGGCGGATGTAGAGGAAGTCGTCCTGGGCAAAAGGGGCGTGCTGTCCCGGATCGAGCCCGGATCCGTGATGGTCGACATGACCACCTCCGAGCCGTCCCTGGCGGTTCGCATTTACGGGGAGGCCAAAGCGAAATCCGTTTTTTCCCTGGATGCGCCGGTTTCGGGGGGAGACATCGGGGCGAGGGAGGGAACCCTGGCGATCATGGCCGGGGGCGATGAAGAGGCATTCCGGCGGGTCCTTCCCGTCTTCGAGCGGATGGGGAGAAACATCGTCCTCATGGGCGGTCCCGGCATGGGACAGCACACGAAGATGAGCAACCAGATCCTCGTCGCCTCGACGATGATCGGCGTCGTGGAGGCCCTTCTTTACGCCCGGAGGGCCGGCCTCGATCTGGATGCGGTCATCGGGGTCGTGGGGAAGGGGGCCGCCGCCTCGTGGGCCTTCAACCAGCTCGGTCCGCGAATCGTGAAGGGCGACACGGCCCCGGGTTTTGCGATCCGCCATTTCGTGAAGGACATGCGAATCGCCCTGGCTGAGGCCGGACGGATGAAAATCGCCCTCCCGGGGCTTGCCCTGGTGAACCAGTTCTACCTGGCCGCCGTGGCGGAGGGGCTGGAAAACGAGGGGACCCACGCCCTCTTTCGCGTCCTGGACAGGATGAACCGGCCCTGA
- a CDS encoding ABC transporter permease: MDLILEGIRQAFLLLFTLDREVLGITWLSLQVSGAATGISLVFGMSVGAVIALTEFPGKRFVISLINTGMGLPPVVVGLFVSIFLWRNGPLGFMEILYTPAAIVIAQAIIATPIITGITLAALQHLPRNLRLQILALGATRLQMVWMLMKEAKLPLLAAVMAGFGGVISEVGASIMVGGNIKGYTRVLTTATVMETGKGNFDIAIALGIILLLLAFTINSILTGIQQRQRPR; encoded by the coding sequence TTGGACCTGATTCTGGAAGGCATCCGGCAGGCGTTTCTCCTCCTCTTCACCCTGGACCGCGAGGTCCTGGGCATCACCTGGCTGTCGCTCCAGGTCTCCGGTGCAGCCACGGGAATCAGCCTTGTATTCGGCATGTCCGTCGGTGCCGTCATCGCCCTGACGGAGTTTCCCGGCAAGCGGTTCGTCATCAGCCTCATCAATACAGGGATGGGGCTACCGCCGGTCGTCGTGGGCCTGTTCGTTTCGATCTTCCTCTGGCGGAACGGCCCCCTCGGCTTCATGGAAATCCTCTACACACCGGCGGCCATCGTCATCGCTCAAGCGATCATCGCCACGCCCATCATCACGGGGATCACCCTGGCGGCCCTCCAGCACCTTCCGAGGAACCTGCGCCTCCAGATCCTGGCCCTCGGGGCCACCCGCCTCCAGATGGTCTGGATGCTCATGAAAGAGGCGAAGCTCCCCCTCCTGGCGGCGGTCATGGCAGGCTTCGGAGGCGTCATCTCGGAGGTCGGGGCCTCCATCATGGTCGGCGGCAACATCAAGGGCTACACGCGCGTCCTCACGACGGCCACCGTCATGGAGACGGGAAAGGGAAACTTCGACATCGCCATTGCCCTGGGGATCATCCTCCTGCTCCTGGCATTTACCATCAACTCCATCCTCACAGGCATTCAGCAGAGGCAGAGGCCGCGATGA
- a CDS encoding carboxyl transferase domain-containing protein produces the protein MANQPEKRLSRAEKKEMEHEENRLHWLEEEKRIHALWEKAYNPGGDAQNQRLAKQGKKPPRQLIRQLIDPGTEFFELSRGAGFGIGYEGVEDVPSAGLVTGIGKIHGNWVMILANDSRVTAGAYYPISCKKHLRAQEIAERCGLNFVYIADSAGAYLPLQDRIFPGRNQFGHFFYNMCRMSAKGLKQYTLSTGGNTAGGAYIVYLACESIMIDGMSYSFLGGPPMVKSAIGETVSMEDLGGAKVHTHISGGADHFVKSQDEGIEKLRELLAFDPKQTLYADRRKPADPKVPPDHLYRVLPKETSKGINVREVIAAIADDSYFSEYKRPYNIGRGDNIVCGKIFLKGIPVGVIASNNNGVIFVDSARKAIEWVIRCCTMKIPLLYIQNSPGYMVGTAEEYAGIGKYGSGMVRACACAEVPRIQWIIGPDHGAANFGMSGRTFDPLFIFATMRARTSVMSGDTAGFILTSLERVNRKKRGEEMDEEAAAKFRQMMIDKYNREAHPFYMESRLFNDGTLPLGQCRDALALGFEVALLQPIKESNFGNFKF, from the coding sequence ATGGCCAATCAACCGGAGAAGAGGCTGTCCCGGGCAGAGAAGAAGGAGATGGAGCACGAGGAGAACCGGCTGCACTGGCTGGAAGAAGAGAAGCGGATTCATGCCTTGTGGGAGAAGGCATACAACCCCGGCGGCGACGCCCAGAACCAGCGCCTGGCCAAGCAGGGAAAGAAGCCACCCCGCCAGCTGATCCGGCAGTTGATCGATCCGGGGACGGAGTTCTTCGAGCTCTCCCGGGGAGCCGGATTCGGGATCGGCTACGAGGGCGTCGAGGACGTCCCGTCCGCGGGGCTCGTCACGGGGATCGGCAAGATCCACGGCAACTGGGTCATGATCCTGGCTAACGACAGCCGGGTGACCGCCGGGGCCTACTATCCCATCAGCTGCAAGAAGCACCTCCGGGCGCAGGAGATCGCCGAGCGATGCGGGCTCAACTTCGTCTACATCGCCGACTCCGCCGGGGCCTATCTCCCCCTGCAGGACCGGATCTTCCCCGGCCGGAACCAGTTCGGCCACTTCTTCTACAACATGTGCCGCATGTCGGCGAAAGGCCTCAAACAGTACACCCTGAGCACGGGCGGGAACACCGCCGGAGGGGCCTACATTGTCTACCTGGCCTGCGAATCCATCATGATCGACGGCATGTCCTACTCCTTCCTCGGAGGCCCGCCCATGGTGAAGTCGGCCATCGGCGAGACCGTCTCCATGGAAGACTTGGGGGGCGCGAAGGTCCATACACACATCTCCGGCGGGGCGGACCACTTCGTGAAGTCCCAGGACGAGGGCATCGAGAAGCTCCGGGAGCTCCTGGCGTTCGACCCGAAGCAGACCCTGTACGCGGACCGGCGGAAGCCCGCCGACCCGAAGGTCCCGCCGGATCACCTCTACCGGGTCCTGCCGAAGGAGACCTCCAAGGGGATCAACGTTCGGGAGGTCATCGCCGCCATCGCCGACGATAGTTATTTCAGCGAGTACAAGCGTCCGTACAACATCGGACGCGGCGACAACATCGTCTGCGGGAAGATCTTCCTCAAGGGGATTCCCGTGGGCGTCATCGCCAGCAACAACAACGGCGTCATTTTCGTCGACTCCGCCCGCAAGGCCATCGAGTGGGTCATCCGCTGCTGCACCATGAAGATCCCCCTCCTCTACATCCAGAACTCCCCAGGCTACATGGTGGGAACGGCGGAGGAGTACGCCGGCATCGGAAAATACGGCTCCGGGATGGTCCGGGCCTGCGCCTGCGCGGAGGTGCCGCGGATCCAGTGGATCATCGGGCCGGACCACGGGGCCGCGAATTTCGGCATGTCCGGGCGCACCTTCGACCCGCTCTTCATCTTCGCCACGATGCGGGCGAGGACCTCGGTCATGTCAGGGGACACGGCGGGCTTCATCCTGACGAGCCTGGAGCGGGTCAACCGGAAGAAGCGGGGTGAGGAGATGGATGAAGAGGCGGCGGCGAAGTTCCGGCAGATGATGATCGACAAGTACAACCGGGAGGCGCACCCGTTCTACATGGAATCGCGCCTGTTCAACGACGGGACGCTGCCCCTGGGGCAGTGCCGGGACGCCCTGGCGTTGGGGTTCGAGGTGGCACTCCTGCAACCGATTAAAGAGTCGAATTTCGGCAATTTCAAATTCTAA
- a CDS encoding PAS domain S-box protein yields MMKKQPLEYNADTGEKTRQQLIEEISLLRRKVAGLEQAEVERGKAEAARRESEEKYRTLIESTGDLIFIVDETGIYTYVNPQFERVTGYSVRDLIGQPFTFLVAPEHIKTTIQRFKKGIRGDYTLPYDADLVHRNGERIPVEFLVTTQYDSAGNAVGRFGIGRDITERKRAEEILKQKSRQLRILSAKLSEAEESERKRIARELHDQVGQNLTVVGINLSIVKSKLPEEEMKLLHARLEDSMVLVEEITEFTRSLMSDLRPPDMDILGLVAAIGWYAERFSMRTGVEVVVEGAEIRPRPNPDVENNIFRIVQEVLTNIGKHAQATCARIRIETRGAQLRIVITDDGVGFDPSKARRMEEQGGWGIMTMSERAEAIGGRFILDSEPEKGTRVTVEVPL; encoded by the coding sequence ATGATGAAAAAACAACCTCTTGAGTACAACGCGGACACCGGGGAAAAGACGAGACAACAGCTGATCGAGGAGATCTCCCTCCTGCGGCGCAAGGTCGCCGGGCTGGAACAGGCGGAGGTGGAGCGCGGCAAGGCGGAGGCGGCGCGGCGGGAGAGCGAGGAAAAGTACCGGACCCTGATCGAATCGACGGGCGACCTGATCTTCATCGTTGATGAGACGGGGATCTACACCTACGTAAACCCCCAGTTCGAGCGCGTGACGGGATATTCCGTCCGTGACCTCATCGGCCAGCCCTTCACGTTCCTGGTCGCCCCCGAACACATCAAGACGACGATCCAGCGCTTCAAAAAGGGGATCCGGGGCGATTACACCCTTCCCTACGACGCGGATCTCGTTCACCGGAACGGAGAGCGTATTCCCGTCGAATTCCTGGTCACGACCCAGTACGACTCGGCGGGAAATGCCGTGGGGCGGTTCGGCATCGGCCGAGACATCACCGAGCGCAAGCGGGCCGAGGAGATCCTGAAGCAGAAGAGCCGGCAGCTCCGGATCCTCTCGGCGAAACTCTCCGAGGCGGAGGAGTCGGAGAGGAAGCGGATCGCCCGGGAGCTGCACGACCAGGTTGGTCAGAACCTGACCGTTGTCGGGATCAACCTGAGCATCGTGAAATCGAAACTTCCCGAGGAGGAGATGAAGCTGCTCCACGCACGGCTGGAAGACTCGATGGTTCTGGTCGAGGAGATCACCGAGTTCACCCGCAGCCTCATGAGCGACCTCCGGCCTCCCGACATGGACATCCTGGGACTCGTCGCCGCCATCGGCTGGTACGCGGAGCGATTCTCCATGCGGACCGGCGTGGAGGTCGTCGTGGAAGGGGCGGAGATCCGCCCGCGCCCGAACCCGGACGTGGAGAACAACATCTTCCGGATCGTCCAGGAGGTCCTCACGAACATCGGCAAACATGCCCAGGCGACCTGCGCCAGGATCCGGATCGAGACACGCGGAGCCCAGCTCAGGATCGTCATCACCGACGACGGGGTCGGGTTCGACCCCTCCAAGGCGAGAAGAATGGAAGAGCAGGGCGGCTGGGGCATCATGACCATGTCCGAGCGTGCCGAGGCCATCGGCGGCCGTTTCATCCTCGATTCCGAGCCCGAGAAAGGAACCCGGGTGACCGTGGAGGTGCCGCTGTGA
- a CDS encoding substrate-binding domain-containing protein, whose product MMRRSYLRTALLAVVLALVLAAGMADSSFAAAAKQKNVILATTTSTQDSGLLDVLIPIFEKQTGYFVKTIAVGSGQAMAMGAKGEADVLLVHSPAAEKAFMAQGNGTARTLVMHNDFIIVGPPADPATIKMTKGATAAFKKIALSKALFMSRGDNSGTHAKEKAIWKAAGVAYEKEKWYQQTGLGMGQTLNVAAEKKAYTLADRGTYLALKKNLGLDILNQGDAILLNIYSVIPVNPAKFKKINTEGGKAFADFMVAPATQKIIGTFGVEKFGSPLFFPDAGKKEEALGK is encoded by the coding sequence ATGATGAGACGATCGTACCTGCGGACGGCCTTGCTGGCTGTTGTCCTTGCGCTGGTCCTGGCTGCCGGAATGGCGGACAGCTCCTTCGCGGCAGCGGCCAAGCAGAAAAACGTGATCCTGGCAACGACGACGAGCACCCAGGACTCGGGCCTGCTGGACGTCCTGATCCCCATCTTCGAGAAGCAGACAGGATACTTCGTGAAGACCATCGCGGTGGGCTCCGGCCAAGCCATGGCCATGGGGGCGAAGGGAGAGGCGGACGTGCTCCTGGTCCACTCCCCCGCGGCGGAGAAGGCCTTCATGGCCCAGGGGAACGGCACCGCCCGGACCCTGGTCATGCACAACGACTTCATCATCGTCGGCCCCCCGGCGGATCCGGCAACGATCAAAATGACCAAGGGAGCGACGGCCGCCTTCAAGAAAATCGCCCTTTCGAAGGCGCTTTTCATGTCCCGGGGCGACAACTCGGGGACGCATGCGAAGGAAAAGGCCATCTGGAAAGCCGCGGGTGTCGCCTATGAGAAGGAGAAATGGTACCAGCAGACGGGCCTTGGCATGGGCCAGACCCTGAACGTTGCGGCGGAGAAAAAGGCCTATACCCTGGCGGACCGTGGAACCTACCTGGCCCTGAAGAAGAACCTGGGACTGGACATCCTGAACCAGGGAGACGCCATTCTCCTGAATATCTACTCCGTGATCCCCGTCAACCCGGCCAAGTTCAAGAAAATCAATACAGAGGGCGGCAAGGCCTTTGCCGACTTCATGGTGGCCCCGGCGACCCAGAAGATCATCGGAACGTTCGGCGTGGAGAAATTCGGATCGCCCCTGTTCTTCCCGGATGCCGGCAAGAAAGAGGAAGCCCTGGGTAAGTAG
- a CDS encoding ABC transporter ATP-binding protein, translated as MNPAEAILEIHDLEVRRGGVRVLELTGLDVRSGEFLSLIGPNGAGKSTLLLLLACLLPRHRGTLSFRGAEVTEGNGLLEYRRKISMVFQEPLLFDGTVEANVASGLKLRGTNREIIHRTVAECMEQFGIGHLKGRHARKLSGGEAQRTSLARAFAIGPEVIFLDEPFSSLDPPTREGLMDDLQRILRETKTTAVMATHDRVEALRLSDRIAVMKDGEIAQIDSPEEIMNHPRDEFVASFVGVETVLAGEIDGTGTGTVFVQVPGGRIEAVGIGRAGDSVLCCIRPEQVTLTTDASCRDGASARNVFPGKIVKVVPMGLFYKVTMDCGFPITAYVTASSVENLSLAEGSLVCSSFKATSVHLIRK; from the coding sequence ATGAATCCTGCCGAAGCCATCCTCGAAATCCACGACCTGGAAGTCCGGCGCGGAGGGGTCCGCGTCCTGGAGCTCACCGGCCTCGACGTCCGCAGCGGGGAGTTCCTCTCCCTCATTGGTCCCAACGGGGCCGGGAAATCGACCCTTCTTCTGCTGCTGGCCTGCCTGCTGCCCCGACATCGGGGCACACTCTCCTTCCGGGGAGCCGAGGTTACAGAAGGGAACGGCCTGCTGGAGTACCGGCGGAAGATCTCCATGGTTTTCCAGGAACCGCTTCTCTTCGACGGAACGGTCGAAGCAAACGTGGCATCGGGGCTGAAACTGCGTGGAACCAACCGCGAGATCATCCACCGGACCGTCGCGGAATGCATGGAGCAATTCGGCATCGGGCACCTGAAGGGCCGCCATGCCCGGAAGCTCTCCGGCGGGGAGGCTCAGCGGACGAGCTTGGCCCGGGCCTTTGCCATCGGGCCGGAGGTCATTTTTCTTGACGAGCCCTTCTCCTCCCTCGATCCGCCGACACGGGAAGGCCTGATGGACGACCTCCAGCGGATCCTCCGGGAGACGAAAACCACCGCCGTGATGGCCACCCACGACCGGGTCGAGGCACTGCGCCTCTCCGACCGCATCGCCGTCATGAAAGACGGTGAGATCGCACAGATCGACTCGCCGGAAGAAATCATGAACCATCCCCGGGACGAGTTCGTCGCCTCATTTGTCGGGGTGGAGACAGTCCTGGCGGGGGAGATCGACGGAACCGGGACCGGTACGGTATTCGTGCAGGTTCCGGGCGGAAGAATCGAAGCGGTCGGGATCGGCCGGGCGGGGGATTCCGTTTTGTGCTGCATCCGGCCGGAACAGGTCACCCTGACGACCGATGCCTCCTGCCGGGATGGGGCGAGCGCCCGGAACGTCTTTCCCGGGAAGATCGTGAAAGTCGTCCCCATGGGCCTGTTTTACAAAGTCACCATGGACTGCGGCTTTCCCATCACGGCCTATGTGACGGCCTCCTCGGTGGAAAACCTGTCCCTCGCGGAGGGCAGCCTCGTCTGCTCCTCCTTCAAGGCCACCTCGGTCCACCTCATCCGAAAGTAG
- a CDS encoding substrate-binding domain-containing protein — protein MKKAVVTSILSLLLLFSGPCMAGEGFLLLSSTIGPIDSGIVSLLEDRFEQDTGIRVRHVGAGTGAALNIAKKGNVDLVMVHAKSLEEKFIKEGFGTKRIPFMYNDFVIVGPAADPAKVKGMKTAAEALKAISTKGALFVSRGDKSGTHVAEMDLWGKAGIKPAGAWYKIYEKGAEGNVPTLRYTDQQKGYTVIDRATYLGLKKDIKLVVLVEGDEAMLNFISLIPVNPQKFPQVNAKDAATFISWLTSPQKGQLIVRDFGRDKFGSPLFFPNSDEWNRKK, from the coding sequence ATGAAAAAAGCCGTTGTTACATCCATCCTCTCCCTCCTGCTTCTCTTCAGCGGGCCGTGCATGGCCGGAGAAGGCTTCCTTCTCCTGTCCAGCACGATCGGTCCCATCGACTCCGGGATCGTCTCCCTCCTGGAAGACCGTTTCGAACAGGATACGGGCATCCGGGTCCGCCATGTGGGAGCCGGAACCGGTGCCGCCCTGAACATTGCGAAGAAAGGCAATGTGGACCTCGTCATGGTCCATGCCAAATCCCTCGAGGAAAAATTCATCAAGGAGGGCTTCGGCACAAAACGAATCCCCTTCATGTACAACGACTTCGTCATCGTCGGGCCGGCCGCGGATCCGGCGAAGGTCAAGGGGATGAAAACCGCCGCGGAAGCCCTGAAGGCGATCTCCACCAAGGGGGCACTCTTCGTCAGCCGGGGCGACAAGTCCGGGACCCACGTGGCGGAAATGGATCTCTGGGGGAAGGCGGGAATCAAGCCGGCCGGTGCCTGGTATAAAATCTATGAGAAGGGCGCCGAGGGGAATGTTCCCACCCTTCGCTACACGGACCAGCAGAAGGGGTACACGGTCATTGACCGGGCAACCTACCTGGGCCTGAAAAAAGACATCAAGCTGGTCGTCCTGGTGGAAGGCGACGAGGCCATGCTGAACTTCATCTCCCTGATTCCGGTCAATCCGCAGAAGTTCCCGCAGGTCAACGCCAAGGACGCGGCGACGTTCATCTCCTGGCTGACCTCGCCGCAGAAAGGCCAGCTCATCGTGCGGGACTTCGGCAGGGACAAGTTCGGCAGCCCTCTTTTCTTTCCCAACTCCGATGAATGGAACAGGAAAAAGTGA